From a single Carassius gibelio isolate Cgi1373 ecotype wild population from Czech Republic chromosome A18, carGib1.2-hapl.c, whole genome shotgun sequence genomic region:
- the LOC127934289 gene encoding serine/threonine-protein kinase pim-3-like, whose product MILECPSPCETLEDFVGRQGGRLNESLARRVMMQVTKAANVCCQRQVFHRDIKPSNLLINNQTLEVKLIDFGCGDILRTTVYMSYSGTATYVPPEFHIKGKYHGKPATVWSLGVLLFKIVAGYYPSFLDLHMLKLHLWSKTGLSNECCRLLRALLQIKPKNRIQLEEILSHKWFTATT is encoded by the exons ATGATCCTTGAATGTCCCTCTCCTTGCGAGACTTTGGAAGACTTTGTGGGGCGTCAGGGTGGACGTCTCAACGAGAGCTTAGCACGGCGAGTCATGATGCAG GTGACTAAAGCTGCGAACGTGTGCTGCCAGCGCCAAGTGTTCCACCGTGACATCAAACCGAGCAACCTTCTCATCAACAACCAGACACTTGAAGTCAAACTAATTGACTTTGGGTGTGGGGACATTCTGAGGACAACTGTCTACATGTCATACTCTG GCACAGCAACATACGTCCCTCCTGAGTTTCACATAAAGGGAAAGTACCACGGCAAGCCTGCGACGGTTTGGTCACTGGGGGTTCTGTTATTTAAAATAGTGGCCGGATATTATCCAAGTTTCTTAGATCTGCACATGCTCAAACTGCATCTCTGGTCCAAAACTGGTCTGTCAAACG AATGCTGCAGATTGCTCCGCGCTCTCCTGCAAATAAAGCCAAAGAACCGAATTCAGCTGGAGGAAATCCTTTCCCACAAGTGGTTTACG gCCACCACATAA